The proteins below come from a single Streptomyces spongiicola genomic window:
- a CDS encoding ArsR/SmtB family transcription factor, which yields MTGGTAPHPNGDELLRILAALGNPHRLRIVAALTEGGRDYVSSLARELGIGRPLLHMHLQRLEAAGLVTGSLEQASDGKAVKYFEVTPFAIGLTPEAVARAAATITQEEKQTMKETAK from the coding sequence ATGACCGGAGGCACGGCCCCGCACCCGAACGGGGATGAACTACTGCGGATTCTCGCGGCGCTCGGCAACCCGCACCGGCTGCGGATCGTCGCGGCACTCACCGAGGGCGGCCGCGACTACGTCAGCAGCCTCGCCCGGGAGCTGGGCATCGGACGGCCCCTGCTGCACATGCACCTGCAACGGCTGGAGGCCGCCGGGCTCGTCACCGGCTCGCTCGAACAGGCGTCTGACGGCAAGGCCGTGAAGTACTTCGAGGTCACCCCGTTCGCCATCGGCCTCACCCCGGAAGCGGTCGCTCGCGCGGCCGCGACGATCACCCAGGAGGAGAAGCAGACCATGAAGGAGACGGCGAAGTGA
- the ribA gene encoding GTP cyclohydrolase II, translated as MTDSDGTLRMDARAKNTERMATVQLSTTYGVFRAIGYLDRIRGDEQIALVYGDITGEDVLARLHSECLTGDAFGSRHCECGDQLSAALRAIVSEGRGVLVYLRGHEGRGIGLLAKLQAMQLQAEGMDTVEANLALGLPVDSRDYGVAADMLHDLGVRSVRLMSNNPLKREALLRHGIRVSEQVPLLTQPREENIVYLRAKRERMGHLLPHLDRPPLDRTAGQS; from the coding sequence ATGACAGACAGCGATGGCACTCTCCGCATGGACGCTCGCGCCAAGAACACCGAGCGCATGGCAACTGTCCAACTGTCCACCACTTATGGTGTTTTCCGCGCCATCGGCTACCTGGATCGCATTCGCGGCGACGAGCAGATCGCGCTGGTATACGGCGACATCACGGGAGAGGACGTACTCGCCCGGCTGCATTCGGAGTGCCTTACCGGCGACGCCTTCGGGTCACGCCATTGCGAGTGCGGCGACCAGTTGTCGGCAGCGCTTCGTGCGATCGTCAGCGAGGGTCGCGGCGTTCTCGTGTACCTCCGGGGCCACGAGGGGCGCGGTATCGGCCTGCTTGCCAAACTCCAGGCGATGCAGCTCCAGGCGGAGGGCATGGACACCGTCGAGGCGAACCTCGCACTCGGCCTGCCGGTCGACTCCCGCGACTACGGCGTCGCCGCGGACATGCTGCACGACCTCGGCGTCAGGTCGGTACGGCTGATGTCGAACAACCCGCTCAAGCGGGAGGCGCTGCTACGGCACGGCATCAGGGTGAGCGAGCAGGTCCCGCTGCTGACGCAGCCCCGCGAGGAGAACATCGTCTATCTGCGCGCCAAGCGGGAGCGCATGGGCCATCTGCTCCCCCACCTCGACCGCCCCCCGCTGGACCGCACGGCGGGCCAGTCCTGA
- a CDS encoding creatininase family protein, with translation MTDPQEKPPEPGPLPWDTTADAGARRAAVAVLPIGSFEQHGPYLPLVTDTLIASAIAREVAAAYPVHRLPPLTFSCSHEHSAWPGTVSISATTLCAVVRDIAESLRRSGIRNLVLVNGHGGNYVLRNVVQESLGTGTRMALFPGSADWGAARERAGVETPSHSDMHAGEVETSILLHDRPELVHPGHMTSDFLADEREHLLTVGLRPYTDTGVVGRPSLASAEKGKQLLASLAGSFAAYFSLLVPERSAEPDGEGAR, from the coding sequence ATGACCGACCCGCAGGAAAAGCCGCCGGAACCCGGCCCGTTGCCGTGGGACACGACCGCTGACGCGGGTGCGCGGCGGGCGGCCGTCGCGGTCCTGCCGATCGGCAGCTTCGAGCAGCACGGTCCGTATCTCCCGCTGGTCACCGACACGTTGATCGCGAGTGCGATCGCAAGGGAGGTCGCGGCCGCGTACCCGGTCCACCGGTTGCCGCCGCTGACCTTCTCCTGCTCGCACGAGCACTCCGCCTGGCCGGGGACCGTCAGCATTTCCGCCACGACGCTCTGTGCCGTGGTGCGGGACATTGCCGAATCGCTCCGGCGGTCCGGCATCCGGAATCTCGTACTGGTCAACGGGCACGGCGGAAACTACGTGCTGCGCAACGTGGTTCAGGAATCCCTCGGCACCGGCACCCGTATGGCGCTTTTCCCGGGTTCGGCCGACTGGGGTGCCGCACGCGAACGCGCCGGTGTGGAAACACCGTCGCACAGTGATATGCACGCGGGTGAAGTGGAGACGTCGATTCTTCTGCATGACCGTCCCGAACTCGTACACCCCGGTCATATGACCTCCGATTTCCTCGCCGACGAACGGGAGCATTTGCTCACCGTAGGTCTGCGTCCCTACACGGACACCGGTGTGGTCGGCCGGCCTTCCCTGGCGTCGGCCGAGAAGGGTAAGCAACTGCTCGCCTCGCTCGCCGGCTCCTTCGCAGCGTATTTCTCGCTGCTGGTGCCGGAACGTTCCGCCGAACCGGACGGGGAGGGGGCCCGGTGA
- a CDS encoding RibD family protein translates to MSGLHDDRRADEVAAVDARSAWERLLAVRTPAQAEAAGLHRDGHGRYRWRDGASAEADLLAERYLPLCLAGPRFTFAQLGQSLDGFIATRQGDADYVTGPEDREHLHRLRALSDAVVVGAGTAAADDPRLTVRACPGPDPVRVVLDPHGRVPPGRRLFTDGAAPTLWVVGARQAPEDGTAGAGVDVLALPDSAAFTPRRLVHELARRGLGRVLVEGGGVTVSRFLHERALDRLYVTVAPVLIGDGVPGLAFPGPDAMRDALRPHVRRAFLGEDTLYELDLRAPRSGEPLDGEYGGTGEGGGEGQ, encoded by the coding sequence GTGAGCGGCCTTCACGACGACCGGCGGGCCGACGAGGTCGCCGCGGTCGACGCGCGGAGCGCCTGGGAGCGGCTGCTGGCCGTGCGGACACCGGCGCAGGCCGAGGCCGCCGGACTGCACCGCGACGGGCACGGGCGGTACCGGTGGAGGGACGGCGCCTCCGCCGAGGCGGACCTCCTCGCCGAGCGCTATCTGCCGCTCTGCCTCGCCGGACCCCGCTTCACCTTCGCCCAACTCGGCCAGAGCCTCGACGGGTTCATCGCGACCCGCCAGGGCGACGCCGACTACGTCACCGGCCCCGAGGACCGCGAACACCTGCACCGGCTGCGGGCGCTCTCCGACGCGGTGGTCGTCGGCGCCGGCACCGCCGCCGCCGACGACCCCCGGCTGACGGTCCGCGCCTGCCCCGGCCCGGACCCGGTGCGGGTCGTCCTCGACCCGCACGGCCGGGTCCCGCCGGGACGGCGGCTGTTCACCGACGGCGCGGCGCCCACCCTGTGGGTGGTCGGCGCCCGGCAGGCCCCCGAGGACGGTACGGCAGGCGCCGGTGTGGACGTGCTCGCCCTCCCCGACTCCGCCGCCTTCACCCCCCGCCGTCTGGTGCACGAACTCGCGCGCCGGGGACTGGGCCGGGTACTCGTCGAGGGCGGCGGAGTGACCGTGTCCCGCTTCCTGCACGAGCGCGCCCTGGACCGGCTGTACGTCACCGTGGCGCCGGTGCTGATCGGCGACGGGGTGCCGGGCCTCGCCTTCCCCGGCCCCGACGCGATGCGGGACGCCCTCAGGCCGCACGTGCGCCGCGCCTTCCTCGGCGAGGACACCCTCTACGAACTCGACCTGCGCGCGCCGAGGTCCGGCGAACCACTGGACGGCGAGTACGGCGGCACCGGGGAGGGCGGCGGCGAAGGCCAGTAG
- a CDS encoding methyltransferase domain-containing protein produces the protein MGDDLPEPGQGAGTAPAQSPGGRVSTTDVTRFAPEWLALREAADAAARAPELLEPLRLHLPGAATAERHGRAAPLVIRDLGCGTGSMGRWLAPRLGGRQHWILHDHDPRLLELAAARLPRTAADGSPVTVATERGDVARLTAERLMGTSLVTASALLDLLTREELDGLVAACAGAGCPALLALSVVGRVDLAPADPMDDEITDAFNAHQRREEHGRRLLGPDAVAAASVAFARRGMTVRVQTSPWRLGAWAGKSAGCAEGPGAAGGDGVAPDGRLSRRLTAEWLRGWVGAAREQRPDLATRSGAYLRRRLEACEAGELRVVVHHSDVLALPRGAGGTP, from the coding sequence CTGGGAGACGACCTCCCGGAACCTGGCCAGGGCGCTGGAACAGCTCCGGCACAATCCCCTGGAGGCCGTGTGAGTACGACCGATGTCACGCGTTTCGCGCCGGAGTGGCTGGCGCTGCGGGAGGCCGCCGACGCGGCGGCCCGCGCACCCGAACTCCTGGAGCCGCTGCGGCTCCATCTGCCCGGCGCGGCCACCGCGGAACGGCATGGTCGGGCCGCCCCGCTGGTGATCCGGGACCTCGGCTGCGGCACCGGTTCGATGGGACGCTGGCTGGCGCCCCGGCTGGGCGGCCGCCAGCACTGGATCCTGCACGACCACGACCCCCGCCTGCTCGAACTGGCCGCCGCCCGGCTGCCCCGTACGGCAGCGGACGGCAGCCCGGTCACGGTCGCGACGGAGCGCGGAGACGTCGCCCGGCTGACGGCGGAACGGCTCATGGGAACCTCGCTGGTCACGGCGTCCGCGCTGCTGGACCTGCTCACGCGGGAGGAGCTGGACGGGCTGGTCGCCGCCTGCGCCGGAGCCGGCTGCCCGGCACTGCTGGCCCTGTCGGTCGTGGGGCGGGTGGACCTCGCCCCGGCGGACCCGATGGACGACGAGATCACCGACGCCTTCAACGCGCACCAGCGCCGCGAGGAGCACGGCCGCCGGCTGCTCGGGCCGGACGCGGTCGCCGCGGCCTCGGTCGCCTTCGCCCGCCGGGGCATGACCGTGCGGGTGCAGACCAGCCCGTGGCGGCTCGGCGCCTGGGCGGGGAAGTCCGCCGGGTGCGCCGAGGGCCCGGGAGCCGCGGGCGGTGACGGCGTCGCACCGGACGGGCGGTTGTCGCGGCGGCTGACGGCGGAGTGGCTCCGGGGCTGGGTCGGCGCGGCGCGCGAGCAGCGGCCGGACCTCGCCACCCGGTCCGGCGCCTATCTGCGGCGCCGGCTGGAGGCCTGCGAGGCGGGGGAGTTGCGAGTGGTGGTGCATCACAGCGATGTGCTGGCGCTGCCCCGGGGCGCCGGCGGCACCCCGTGA
- a CDS encoding glycosyltransferase family 4 protein: MSADAVGARPQHRTTAGGPERAVRFVMPGGVDDPAAPSGGNVYDRRVCRELPRIGWQVQECAVAGAWPRPGAGPRSELARVLRESADGSLVLLDGLVACGVPDVVVPEAGRLRLAVLVHLPLGDETGLAPAVAAELDAAERTTLRAAALVVAPGEWAARRLVEHHGLDPDRVHTAAPGADVAPLAPGTASGVPVLPGPVATREGASPDGGAPRLLCVASVTPRKGQHLLVEALASVAGLPWTCEFVGGTGHDPAYAARLRELIHEHGLGDRVHLAGPRSGPELNASYAAADLLLLASHTETYGMVATEALARGVPVLATAAGGLPEAVGRAPDGSVPGTLVPPGDPAALAAALRRWLVEPGERHRSKTAARRRRTALAGWETTSRNLARALEQLRHNPLEAV; encoded by the coding sequence GTGAGTGCGGACGCCGTGGGCGCGCGCCCCCAGCACCGCACCACCGCCGGCGGGCCCGAGCGCGCCGTCCGGTTCGTCATGCCGGGCGGTGTGGACGACCCGGCCGCGCCGAGCGGCGGGAACGTCTACGACCGGCGGGTGTGCCGCGAGCTGCCCAGGATCGGCTGGCAGGTGCAGGAGTGCGCCGTCGCGGGGGCGTGGCCGCGGCCCGGTGCCGGACCGCGGTCCGAACTGGCCCGGGTACTGCGCGAGTCGGCGGACGGCAGCCTGGTCCTCCTCGACGGGCTCGTCGCGTGCGGGGTTCCCGACGTCGTCGTGCCGGAGGCCGGCCGGCTGCGGCTGGCGGTGCTGGTGCATCTTCCGCTGGGGGACGAGACGGGTCTCGCCCCGGCCGTGGCCGCGGAACTGGACGCCGCGGAGCGCACGACGCTGCGCGCCGCGGCGCTGGTCGTGGCGCCGGGCGAGTGGGCGGCGCGGCGGCTCGTGGAGCACCACGGACTGGACCCGGACCGGGTCCACACGGCCGCCCCCGGCGCGGACGTCGCCCCGCTGGCGCCCGGGACCGCGTCCGGCGTGCCCGTCCTCCCCGGGCCGGTCGCCACCCGGGAGGGCGCATCCCCGGACGGCGGTGCACCCCGGCTGCTCTGCGTGGCCTCCGTGACGCCGCGCAAGGGGCAGCACCTCCTGGTCGAGGCCCTGGCGTCCGTCGCCGGACTGCCCTGGACATGCGAGTTCGTCGGCGGGACCGGCCACGACCCCGCCTATGCCGCCCGGCTCCGGGAGCTGATCCACGAGCACGGCCTGGGCGACCGGGTGCATCTCGCCGGCCCCCGGTCCGGGCCCGAACTGAACGCGAGCTACGCGGCCGCGGACCTCCTCCTGCTCGCCTCGCACACCGAGACGTACGGGATGGTCGCCACCGAGGCTCTCGCCCGCGGGGTCCCCGTGCTGGCAACGGCCGCCGGCGGGCTCCCGGAAGCCGTGGGGCGGGCACCCGACGGCAGCGTGCCCGGCACCCTGGTGCCGCCGGGGGACCCGGCGGCACTCGCCGCGGCGCTGCGCCGCTGGCTCGTCGAGCCCGGTGAACGGCACCGCTCCAAGACGGCCGCTCGACGGCGGCGTACCGCACTGGCCGGCTGGGAGACGACCTCCCGGAACCTGGCCAGGGCGCTGGAACAGCTCCGGCACAATCCCCTGGAGGCCGTGTGA
- a CDS encoding 6-pyruvoyl trahydropterin synthase family protein, which produces MFSVTVREHLMIAHSFQGEVFGPAQRLHGATYLVDASFRRTELDADNLVIDIGLATAELGGVVAEFNYRNLDELPEFAGTNTSTEYLAKVIADRLADRVHAGALGEGARGLSGVSVTLHESHIAWASYERDL; this is translated from the coding sequence TTGTTCAGCGTCACCGTCCGTGAGCACCTGATGATCGCTCACAGCTTCCAGGGCGAGGTCTTCGGACCCGCGCAGCGTCTGCACGGAGCGACGTACCTCGTGGACGCCTCCTTCCGCCGCACCGAGCTGGACGCCGACAACCTCGTCATCGACATCGGCCTCGCCACCGCCGAACTGGGCGGTGTGGTGGCCGAGTTCAACTACCGCAATCTGGACGAGCTGCCCGAGTTCGCCGGGACCAACACCTCCACCGAGTACCTGGCCAAGGTCATCGCCGACCGGCTCGCGGACCGGGTGCACGCGGGGGCGCTCGGCGAGGGCGCGCGCGGGCTGTCCGGCGTCTCGGTCACGCTGCACGAGTCGCACATCGCATGGGCGAGTTACGAGCGGGATCTGTGA
- a CDS encoding zinc-dependent alcohol dehydrogenase, translated as MERVARAFWLNSPGQGEIRDVRLAEPAEGDVVVRSLCSGVSRGTESLVFRGGVPESQYTAMRAPFQEGEFPGPVKYGYLSVGVVEEGPAGLLGRTVFCLHPHQSRYVVPANAVTPVPDAVPAERAVLAGTVETAVNALWDAAPLVGDRIAVVGAGMVGGSVAALLARYPGVRVQLVDADPARAALAEALGVGFALPEEALGGCDLAVHASATEAGLTRSLELLAPEGTVLELSWYGDRRVSVPLGEAFHSGRLVLRGSQVGRVAEVRRSRRSYADRLALALELLADPVFDALVTGECAFEELPSVMSRIAAGELPGLCHRVVYGTS; from the coding sequence ATGGAGCGCGTCGCACGCGCCTTCTGGCTCAATTCCCCAGGTCAGGGCGAGATTCGAGATGTTCGGCTGGCAGAGCCCGCCGAGGGCGACGTGGTCGTGCGCAGCCTCTGCTCCGGGGTGAGCCGCGGCACGGAGAGCCTCGTCTTCCGCGGCGGGGTACCGGAGAGTCAGTACACCGCGATGCGGGCGCCGTTCCAGGAGGGCGAGTTCCCCGGTCCGGTCAAGTACGGCTATCTGAGTGTCGGTGTCGTCGAGGAGGGACCGGCGGGTCTCCTCGGCCGGACGGTGTTCTGCCTCCATCCGCACCAGAGCCGCTACGTCGTTCCGGCGAACGCGGTCACCCCGGTGCCGGACGCGGTACCCGCCGAACGGGCGGTGCTGGCGGGGACGGTGGAGACCGCGGTCAACGCCCTGTGGGACGCCGCGCCCCTGGTGGGCGACCGGATCGCGGTCGTCGGCGCCGGGATGGTCGGCGGCTCGGTCGCCGCCCTGCTCGCCCGGTATCCGGGCGTGCGGGTGCAGTTGGTCGACGCGGACCCCGCACGGGCCGCCCTGGCCGAGGCACTCGGCGTCGGTTTCGCGCTCCCGGAGGAGGCCCTGGGCGGCTGCGATCTCGCCGTCCACGCCAGCGCGACCGAGGCCGGGCTGACCCGTTCGCTGGAGCTGCTCGCGCCGGAGGGCACGGTACTGGAGCTGAGTTGGTACGGCGACCGCCGGGTCAGCGTGCCGCTCGGCGAGGCCTTCCACTCCGGCCGGCTGGTCCTGCGCGGCAGCCAGGTCGGGCGGGTGGCGGAGGTCCGCCGTTCGCGCCGCAGCTACGCCGACCGTCTCGCGCTCGCGCTCGAACTGCTCGCCGACCCGGTGTTCGACGCGCTGGTCACCGGCGAGTGCGCCTTCGAGGAGCTGCCGTCGGTGATGTCCCGAATCGCCGCGGGTGAACTCCCCGGCCTGTGCCACCGGGTGGTGTACGGCACCTCGTAG
- a CDS encoding CDP-alcohol phosphatidyltransferase family protein, translating into MALIGTFEVRLLRPETAAGAGGLAVLLVLLDAATGLGAAGWLAGGVFAAGMWTLLTRALHRSWPPRPFGPANTVTLVRTTLAGGVTALVAESFASGPRTTALVALTAVALVLDAVDGRVARRTGTESALGARFDMEADAFLILVLSVHVALSLGAWVLVIGGMRYVFVAAARMLPWLNGPLPPSTARKTVAALQGVALLVATTGLLPPVAARLVVLAALVALVWSFGRDIRGLWYIGARGGSSVAGAFRHRSVVVRGRARQRA; encoded by the coding sequence GTGGCCCTGATCGGCACCTTCGAGGTTCGGCTGCTGCGCCCGGAGACGGCGGCGGGCGCGGGCGGGCTGGCCGTCCTGCTGGTCCTGCTGGACGCGGCGACCGGACTGGGCGCCGCCGGCTGGCTCGCGGGCGGGGTGTTCGCGGCCGGGATGTGGACGCTGCTGACACGCGCCCTGCACCGCTCGTGGCCGCCGAGGCCGTTCGGTCCCGCGAACACGGTCACGCTGGTCAGGACGACGCTCGCCGGCGGGGTGACCGCGCTGGTCGCGGAGTCCTTCGCGAGCGGGCCCCGGACCACCGCGCTGGTCGCGCTGACCGCGGTGGCGCTGGTCCTCGACGCGGTCGACGGCCGGGTCGCGCGGCGCACCGGGACGGAGTCCGCGCTCGGCGCGCGCTTCGACATGGAGGCCGACGCCTTCCTCATCCTGGTGCTCAGCGTCCATGTGGCCCTCTCCCTGGGTGCCTGGGTGCTGGTGATCGGAGGGATGCGCTACGTGTTCGTCGCCGCGGCGCGGATGCTGCCGTGGCTGAACGGCCCGCTGCCGCCGAGCACGGCCCGCAAGACCGTGGCCGCGCTCCAGGGCGTCGCGCTGCTCGTCGCCACCACCGGGCTTCTGCCGCCCGTCGCCGCCCGGCTGGTCGTCCTCGCCGCGCTGGTGGCCCTCGTCTGGTCCTTCGGCCGCGACATCAGGGGACTGTGGTACATCGGGGCGCGCGGCGGCTCCTCGGTCGCGGGTGCGTTCCGGCACCGCTCGGTGGTGGTACGAGGGCGGGCGCGCCAGCGGGCCTGA
- a CDS encoding alkaline phosphatase family protein, whose amino-acid sequence MALWTRSGRLPAQAAAPAAETPPDGGTDGGTVCATDSGTDSDTDSGTNSSTDNRTGSGGRAVGRSAPVASLDGGPQEGRPDGGPTAETAAYRSSTGQDKAQHESQDDDQGNDQGNDQGDQDDQDDDQGDHQGNGQGDGRDQDRQHATRDTGQDGDGDHGASHDGGSGGTSDAGTHDTETGTSTGTGTGTGSTSERCAPHEVGADAGTDGGADTGTDTGTDTGTGTGTGGVPAGRPRPDGVGDPAATPGPGGRPGRYPVARLVLRRGTTALAAVVVLAALLLPTKLGHLTAPVFLRIPVEGICGVAVLLLLGPGGPGRVRRFIPALAGAGLGLITVLKLLDLGFDAVYKRPFDLVLDWVLLDYGQSFLRDSIGPAGAMGVVLGALVLVVLVLCLMTWAAVRLNRVLARHSAAAVGGTLVLGTVWVVCAALGVRNTAVPVAAGSSAEFLQDRVQQVRAGLHDKEEFARVAADDDFADLPADRLLTGLRGKDVIFAFIESYGRSALQDPEIAPPVSALLTDADRRLSDAGWSSRSGFLTSPTYGGGSWLAHSTFNSGLWIKNQQRYRTLTSGNRMTLSGAFRKTGAWRTVGIMPGVTRSWPEGKFYGLDHVYDSRSMGYKGPKFSWTPVPDQYSLSAFERLEHGKPGRGPMMAEIMLASSHNPWAPIPRTLGWDEIGDGSVYESVKEEGEDPEEVWKDPSRVRTEYRRSIEYSLTTLISYVEEYGDENTVLVFLGDHQPVSTVTEDRLGRDVPATILARDPAVLDRIDGWGWDPGLKPGPDAPVWSMDAFRDRFLSAYGDRPGEMSKSSTPTPTPTPTPASTPTPTGD is encoded by the coding sequence GTGGCGCTCTGGACACGTTCTGGCCGGCTGCCGGCCCAGGCAGCGGCTCCGGCCGCGGAGACCCCGCCTGACGGCGGCACGGATGGTGGGACTGTCTGTGCAACGGACAGCGGCACGGACAGCGATACGGACAGCGGCACAAACAGCAGCACGGACAACCGCACGGGCAGCGGTGGTAGGGCCGTCGGTCGGTCCGCGCCCGTCGCGTCCCTGGATGGTGGCCCTCAGGAAGGCCGTCCGGACGGCGGCCCCACGGCGGAGACGGCCGCGTACCGGTCGAGCACCGGGCAGGACAAGGCTCAGCACGAGAGCCAGGACGACGACCAGGGCAACGACCAGGGCAACGACCAAGGCGACCAGGACGACCAGGACGACGACCAGGGCGACCACCAAGGCAACGGCCAGGGCGACGGCCGGGACCAGGACCGGCAGCACGCCACTCGCGACACCGGACAGGACGGCGACGGCGACCACGGCGCCTCTCACGACGGCGGGAGCGGCGGGACGAGCGACGCCGGCACCCACGACACCGAAACCGGGACCAGCACCGGCACCGGCACCGGCACCGGCAGCACGTCGGAGAGGTGCGCCCCCCACGAGGTCGGGGCCGATGCCGGGACGGACGGCGGAGCCGACACCGGGACCGACACCGGGACCGACACCGGGACCGGCACCGGGACCGGCGGTGTGCCGGCGGGACGTCCCCGCCCCGACGGAGTAGGCGACCCGGCCGCGACCCCCGGCCCCGGTGGCCGGCCGGGCCGGTACCCGGTCGCGAGGCTCGTCCTCCGCCGTGGCACCACCGCCCTGGCCGCCGTGGTCGTGCTCGCCGCGCTGCTGCTGCCGACCAAACTCGGGCACCTCACGGCGCCCGTGTTCCTGCGCATACCGGTCGAGGGGATCTGCGGCGTCGCCGTGCTGCTGCTCCTGGGGCCGGGCGGGCCCGGCCGGGTGAGGCGCTTCATACCGGCGCTCGCGGGCGCGGGGCTGGGCCTGATCACCGTGCTCAAGCTGCTCGACCTGGGGTTCGACGCCGTCTACAAGCGGCCCTTCGACCTCGTGCTCGACTGGGTGCTCCTGGACTACGGTCAGTCGTTCCTCCGGGACTCCATCGGTCCCGCGGGCGCGATGGGCGTCGTGCTCGGAGCACTCGTCCTCGTCGTCCTGGTGCTCTGCCTCATGACCTGGGCGGCCGTCCGGCTGAACCGTGTTCTGGCACGTCACAGCGCCGCGGCCGTGGGGGGCACGCTCGTGCTCGGGACCGTGTGGGTCGTGTGCGCCGCGCTGGGCGTGCGGAACACGGCCGTGCCCGTCGCGGCGGGCAGTTCGGCCGAGTTCCTCCAGGACCGGGTGCAGCAGGTGCGTGCCGGGCTGCACGACAAGGAGGAGTTCGCCAGGGTGGCCGCCGACGACGACTTCGCCGACCTGCCGGCCGACCGGCTGCTCACCGGGCTGCGGGGCAAGGACGTGATCTTCGCCTTCATCGAGAGCTACGGGCGCAGCGCTCTCCAGGACCCGGAGATCGCGCCTCCGGTCTCCGCGCTGCTCACGGACGCCGACCGCCGGCTCAGCGACGCCGGCTGGTCGTCCCGGAGCGGGTTCCTCACGTCACCGACGTACGGCGGCGGAAGCTGGCTGGCGCACTCCACCTTCAACTCGGGCCTGTGGATAAAGAACCAGCAGCGGTACCGCACCCTCACCTCCGGTAACCGGATGACACTGTCCGGGGCCTTCCGGAAGACGGGGGCCTGGCGCACGGTCGGCATCATGCCCGGCGTCACCCGGTCCTGGCCCGAGGGGAAGTTCTACGGCCTCGACCACGTCTACGACTCGCGCAGCATGGGCTACAAGGGGCCGAAGTTCAGCTGGACTCCGGTGCCGGACCAGTACAGCCTGTCCGCGTTCGAGCGCCTGGAGCACGGAAAGCCGGGACGCGGGCCGATGATGGCGGAGATCATGCTCGCGTCGAGCCACAACCCGTGGGCGCCGATCCCGAGAACGCTCGGCTGGGACGAGATCGGTGACGGGTCGGTGTACGAGTCGGTGAAGGAGGAGGGCGAGGACCCCGAGGAGGTGTGGAAGGACCCCTCGCGGGTCCGCACGGAGTACCGGCGTTCCATCGAGTACTCGCTGACGACCCTCATCTCGTACGTGGAGGAGTACGGCGACGAGAACACCGTGCTCGTGTTCCTCGGCGATCACCAGCCCGTGTCCACGGTCACGGAGGACAGGCTCGGCCGGGACGTGCCCGCCACGATCCTCGCCCGCGATCCCGCCGTGCTGGACCGGATAGACGGATGGGGCTGGGACCCCGGACTCAAGCCCGGTCCGGACGCCCCGGTCTGGTCCATGGACGCCTTCCGCGACAGGTTCCTGTCCGCGTACGGGGACCGGCCCGGGGAGATGTCGAAGTCGTCGACACCGACGCCGACACCGACACCGACACCGGCTTCGACACCGACGCCGACGGGGGACTGA
- a CDS encoding histidine phosphatase family protein yields MTVRLTFLCAAAGIREATGDGIRGTRNTVFGDGLPSERVLREAGAARAAMPPYLPSLRAPSMRCATVAAALGLQPDVETVLRDIDYGAWRGRTVEEVATADPDGFSAWLRDPDATPHGGESVRRLCRRTADWLEGLPADVGHALVIAEEAVVRALLVHALSAPARAFWRVDAPALCTISSPANDGRRAVRPGRDPGRMSGPVPVPGPVPGRMSGRPPVPCPPVPGAWGVSDVPDASAVVRYVGAARATEARSTARAARRGAGSGARSRTGRTDVGAAG; encoded by the coding sequence ATGACGGTCCGCCTGACGTTCCTCTGCGCGGCCGCGGGAATCCGCGAGGCCACGGGAGACGGCATCCGAGGCACGCGGAACACTGTTTTCGGCGACGGGCTCCCGAGTGAGCGCGTCCTGCGGGAAGCGGGCGCCGCCAGGGCAGCCATGCCCCCGTACCTGCCCTCCCTGCGCGCGCCGTCGATGCGCTGCGCGACCGTGGCCGCCGCCCTCGGCCTGCAACCCGACGTCGAGACCGTGCTGCGCGACATCGACTACGGCGCCTGGCGGGGCCGCACCGTCGAGGAGGTGGCGACCGCCGACCCGGACGGTTTCTCGGCCTGGCTTCGGGACCCGGACGCCACGCCGCACGGCGGTGAGTCCGTACGCAGGTTGTGCCGCCGTACCGCCGACTGGCTGGAGGGCCTCCCGGCGGACGTCGGGCACGCCCTGGTGATCGCCGAGGAGGCGGTCGTCCGGGCCCTGCTCGTGCACGCCCTCTCGGCCCCGGCCCGGGCCTTCTGGCGCGTCGACGCCCCCGCACTGTGCACGATCTCGTCTCCCGCGAACGACGGCCGCCGGGCCGTCCGCCCCGGCCGCGACCCCGGCCGTATGTCCGGGCCTGTGCCTGTGCCCGGGCCTGTGCCCGGCCGTATGTCCGGCCGCCCTCCCGTCCCGTGCCCTCCCGTCCCGGGTGCCTGGGGCGTCTCCGACGTACCGGACGCCTCCGCCGTCGTCCGGTACGTCGGGGCCGCGCGGGCGACGGAGGCGAGGAGCACGGCCCGCGCCGCGCGGCGCGGGGCCGGCTCCGGGGCGCGTTCCCGCACCGGCCGGACGGATGTCGGCGCCGCAGGGTGA